From the genome of Leptospira brenneri:
CCTATCGATGATTAAGAATTGCGAATCCAATGTAAGTAAAGGCATTATGAAATTCAGAAATAAATCTCCGAGAAAACAAAACTAACTTTGTGCGAAAATCATTTCCACTGGAAAGATTGCAGCGTAAAGCACGATCGGTAATGGCTCTCATCTTTTACACCTAACCAATTCGAGGCGACCAATGATTGCATAGTCACTCGTCTAGCCGTTCCACTTTAGGAGTGGGAAATCTAAACCCTATACCTTCCAAACATAAACAAAATCAGTTCGATCTGCCCAGGGTAGCGGGAATTCCACTTTGTGTAATTTTATGGACTCTGCTCGTAAATATTCTCGGATATCACGATCACGGAAGATGGTTTCGCTGAAGGATACTTCGCCAGAGTTTGTAACCGATTGGAGTTTGGCTGTGTAATTGACGGTGTTTCCAAAATAATCAATATTACTGTTGAGGTTAACGGCAAGGCAATTCCCTGTGTGGATTGAGATTCGTATCCTAACGGGTGTATGTTTGTTTTCTGGATGAAACCATTCTTGCATTTCTTTTGCCGCTTTGAGTGCATGTAAAGGGGTGGAGAAACTTGCCATCACCGCATCACCAATTGTTTTTACAACCACACCCCGAAAGTTTTGGATGATTTGGTTTGTTTTGATGAAGTGTTCTCTCACTTGTAAAAATGCGCCATGATCACCTTCGGATTCATAGAATTTGGTAGAACCAACTATGTCAGTAAACAAAATCGTTTTGAGGCCGATGTCGAGTTGTAAATTGGTAGCTATGGCTTCTTCGGAAAACAAATCTCGAAATTCTTGGTAATTGAAAATTTCGGAAGGTCTTAGACTTGTTTGGTCTTCGCTCCTTTCTTCTAGGACGATGGTTACATCGGAATCGGATTCGTTTTCAAAAACTAAATTTGGTTTTGGGGAAACTTTGATCTCTTCCTCTTTGGTTTCAGGAAGCCATAGAATATCTGTTTGTTGGTAAGACTGTTTGATATCTACCAATCGGTATTTCTTTTCCCCTTTTTTTCTCAATCGAAAAACTCCTGATCCAACAAGTAAACTTGCAGAAAAAGATTTTTTGGCAGGGATGGTTTTGGTGAGAAGGATATGTTGTTTTTTTGCCGGCTCTGCAGCACAGTAATATTGTTTTTCTATGATTCGGATACTTGGGTGGAGATGAAAGGTGACTTCGATGGAATTAACACCCGTAGTATCAAAGTCAATTTCACAAACTTCACATTCATCCTTGGCGGGTATATCACTCAGTTTTGTTAGGCTCGTCCTTACTCCGCGACAATGAGGACAAACAATATCCCAACTTAGAGTAAATAAACCCAAACGACATCCGTGTAGAAAAAGAAATAATGTTTCGTCTGGGTCAAGGTTTAATTGCCTACTCACTTGTTTGATGCGGATGCGATCAAGGTCGTTATCACTTGCGGATTTGATCCAT
Proteins encoded in this window:
- a CDS encoding adenylate/guanylate cyclase domain-containing protein — translated: MIDLNSLIQKYPWEEHWKRLATPMDWLWEFDLPVTREEIWPYLIDTSSFNKRVGMPRFEYKEVDGKLIGKAKQAGFQLEWEEVPWEWEYLKEIGNARIYKKGFGYYIRSRIILETLGESRSKVYIYFGWIPRNFFMRKLLQYAMPKLEEDFRKGLNDISKEIKGKKPKTVPTSGKEFSFVPEPQWIHQEKLDKETQNLISQGISKEAVTSVFQWIKSASDNDLDRIRIKQVSRQLNLDPDETLFLFLHGCRLGLFTLSWDIVCPHCRGVRTSLTKLSDIPAKDECEVCEIDFDTTGVNSIEVTFHLHPSIRIIEKQYYCAAEPAKKQHILLTKTIPAKKSFSASLLVGSGVFRLRKKGEKKYRLVDIKQSYQQTDILWLPETKEEEIKVSPKPNLVFENESDSDVTIVLEERSEDQTSLRPSEIFNYQEFRDLFSEEAIATNLQLDIGLKTILFTDIVGSTKFYESEGDHGAFLQVREHFIKTNQIIQNFRGVVVKTIGDAVMASFSTPLHALKAAKEMQEWFHPENKHTPVRIRISIHTGNCLAVNLNSNIDYFGNTVNYTAKLQSVTNSGEVSFSETIFRDRDIREYLRAESIKLHKVEFPLPWADRTDFVYVWKV